From Humisphaera borealis, the proteins below share one genomic window:
- a CDS encoding FecR domain-containing protein encodes MTRRDISSDDELLELIAALQQDLLTDNDAERLSAKLKASDRAVDIYIRLMYTHADLRWRMGGVERLGLRDEVAGEAVERDERDARVEPSKDVFQQTIFGLPALSGDDNRDEAPSISPPISSLPRERANWWNTRRRLLAGVAALIVVGTATIAILLGARPAVVATLESATNATWNAGSARFYPGERLREGAVLDLAKGSISLKFLNGVEVSLKGPSRIDVTSAEAVEMRSGWLRAHVPAQAVGFTVRTEFVEIVDLGTEFSVVATPDTAVEVKVLDGTVEARPTPQAGGGAAVSLVTGQMATVDAAGVDVEVAAPATARTPPSPGIKPVAVTGGPSHPNQTSEPSNLLGESPESFWAGHPGHTSWELVFDFGQRTVVPYIRVEYFATRYIPKQASISTSVDGTKWDALGELAATEMATLSLNRELRFVKIEMTGKTTRRHPAVRSVTFPSKL; translated from the coding sequence ATGACCCGACGAGACATAAGTTCCGACGACGAACTGCTGGAACTGATCGCGGCCCTTCAGCAGGATCTTCTGACCGACAACGATGCCGAACGTCTGAGTGCCAAACTGAAGGCCAGCGACCGGGCGGTGGATATCTATATTCGCCTTATGTACACGCATGCCGACCTGCGTTGGCGAATGGGAGGCGTTGAGCGCCTAGGGCTGAGGGATGAAGTTGCCGGCGAAGCCGTCGAGCGGGACGAAAGAGACGCGCGCGTTGAACCTTCGAAGGACGTATTTCAGCAGACGATTTTCGGCTTGCCGGCGTTATCCGGCGATGACAATCGAGATGAGGCTCCGTCGATCTCCCCGCCCATCTCATCGTTGCCTCGCGAGCGCGCGAACTGGTGGAACACAAGGCGGCGACTTCTCGCGGGTGTCGCCGCTCTAATCGTGGTGGGTACTGCGACAATAGCCATCCTGCTCGGCGCGCGCCCCGCGGTGGTCGCCACGCTCGAAAGCGCTACCAACGCAACATGGAACGCGGGAAGCGCCCGATTTTATCCTGGCGAACGGCTTCGCGAAGGGGCCGTGCTCGACTTGGCCAAAGGCTCGATCTCACTCAAGTTCCTGAACGGTGTTGAGGTGTCCTTGAAAGGTCCGTCGCGCATCGACGTCACGTCCGCCGAAGCGGTGGAGATGCGTAGCGGCTGGCTGAGGGCCCACGTCCCAGCGCAGGCGGTTGGGTTTACGGTGCGCACGGAGTTCGTTGAAATCGTCGACCTGGGTACCGAGTTCAGCGTGGTGGCCACGCCAGACACTGCCGTGGAAGTGAAGGTGTTGGACGGAACGGTAGAAGCCCGACCCACACCGCAGGCGGGCGGTGGAGCCGCGGTGTCGCTCGTAACTGGACAGATGGCGACGGTTGATGCCGCAGGTGTCGACGTCGAAGTCGCCGCGCCTGCGACAGCTCGGACGCCGCCCAGTCCCGGCATCAAGCCGGTGGCGGTAACAGGCGGACCGAGCCATCCGAATCAGACGTCCGAGCCGTCTAATCTATTGGGCGAAAGCCCCGAGTCGTTCTGGGCCGGGCATCCGGGCCATACCTCGTGGGAGCTCGTCTTTGATTTTGGTCAGAGAACCGTCGTGCCTTACATTCGGGTGGAATACTTTGCAACACGGTACATCCCGAAACAGGCGTCGATCTCAACGAGTGTCGACGGCACCAAGTGGGATGCGCTGGGGGAACTGGCAGCGACCGAAATGGCAACACTATCGCTTAATCGAGAGTTGCGTTTCGTCAAGATCGAGATGACGGGCAAGACGACCCGCCGGCACCCGGCCGTGCGATCGGTCACCTTCCCTTCAAAGCTCTAA
- a CDS encoding sigma-70 family RNA polymerase sigma factor has protein sequence MASPDRPLTDEAFLQAFLSHQRALYAYTLTLLRAHADADDVFQEMGMALWRKRQEFRAGSNFYAWASRVAYLEVCNFRAKLARQRKKIAFDDTLLERVSSKAVQLAPELEERRLALDECLKKLPPRDRVLLEKRFAPGVTIRTLAEQIGRPLEGLYKAVRRIQDALQDCVHRTVRSQREPT, from the coding sequence GTGGCATCACCCGACAGACCCCTTACCGATGAAGCCTTCCTTCAGGCATTTCTCTCTCACCAGAGGGCGCTCTACGCCTATACGTTGACGTTGCTCCGCGCGCATGCGGACGCCGACGACGTGTTTCAGGAGATGGGCATGGCTCTGTGGCGCAAACGGCAGGAGTTCCGCGCCGGCTCGAACTTTTATGCCTGGGCCTCGCGGGTGGCGTACCTGGAAGTGTGTAACTTCCGCGCCAAGCTGGCACGGCAGCGCAAGAAGATCGCATTCGACGACACCCTGTTGGAGCGGGTCTCATCAAAAGCAGTGCAACTCGCGCCAGAACTTGAAGAACGGCGGCTGGCTTTGGATGAGTGTCTCAAGAAGCTTCCGCCGCGCGATCGAGTACTGCTGGAAAAGCGATTTGCCCCAGGCGTGACCATCCGTACCCTCGCGGAGCAAATTGGCCGGCCGCTGGAGGGTTTGTACAAGGCGGTGCGGCGGATACAAGACGCTCTACAGGACTGCGTTCACCGGACAGTTCGGAGCCAGCGGGAGCCGACATGA
- a CDS encoding LamG domain-containing protein — protein sequence MAFLKLSALSVLVTATWAVTISAAVIPYGSPDGNTTHLYHFDDVAGSTSTTDTVTTGGINLSPVNGANFGSSSFSTAFGNAGALSTTATNRIFSGGLATTSQVGITNAFTIEAVLKLSAISGTYQQIVTVGNNQVQFRIDNAGNTMSFVSTATSPTFTFSGAIPTAGANAFDASAFYHVAVAYTGDETAATNIAMYWTKLDDATTSANLISTGTMTADLLAVTGFYVGNRNTRSESVLGLVDEVRISNVARTADQFIFSPASVPEPAFASSICLVAMGFLCRHRRA from the coding sequence GTGGCTTTCCTGAAGCTGTCGGCCCTCAGCGTGCTCGTGACTGCAACGTGGGCGGTTACCATTAGCGCAGCCGTGATTCCGTACGGTTCGCCGGACGGGAACACGACGCATCTCTACCATTTTGACGACGTTGCCGGATCGACCTCGACGACCGACACGGTGACCACCGGGGGCATCAACCTTTCCCCAGTCAACGGCGCGAACTTTGGCAGCTCCTCGTTCAGTACCGCTTTTGGCAACGCGGGCGCTCTTTCGACAACGGCGACGAATCGAATATTCAGCGGCGGCCTTGCAACGACAAGCCAAGTCGGCATCACCAATGCCTTTACCATCGAGGCGGTGCTGAAACTTTCTGCAATCTCCGGCACCTATCAACAGATCGTCACCGTGGGCAATAACCAGGTCCAGTTTCGAATCGACAACGCCGGCAACACGATGAGCTTCGTCAGTACGGCAACTTCTCCGACGTTTACGTTCTCGGGGGCCATTCCCACGGCCGGTGCCAACGCGTTTGACGCCAGTGCCTTCTATCATGTCGCGGTCGCATATACTGGCGACGAAACCGCCGCCACCAACATCGCGATGTACTGGACCAAACTTGATGACGCCACCACGTCCGCGAACCTCATCAGCACAGGGACGATGACAGCTGATCTACTCGCGGTCACCGGGTTCTACGTTGGAAACCGCAACACCCGATCCGAAAGCGTTCTGGGCCTGGTCGACGAGGTGCGTATCAGCAACGTTGCCCGAACCGCGGACCAGTTCATTTTCTCGCCCGCATCAGTGCCGGAGCCGGCTTTTGCGTCGTCAATCTGCCTTGTCGCCATGGGGTTTCTCTGCCGGCATCGCAGGGCATGA
- a CDS encoding type II secretion system protein, whose product MLSESYSRARRTPRGFTLVELLVVIGIIALLISILLPSLGRAREAAKSVVCKSQLKQLHFAWQLYQTDNRGKFFDYPLGGAPGTRHWMPYLIPQTSNTTQIFLCPSAAADPAGFVPGTYALGTAQTPWVEQRAGEVAPYDRSSYCYNQNLHPKSTYGSVNDRFQNASQLRDPTIVPVLGDGLFRGGTPGVAGTKRHMPKNLSNPLPEEAASKADEAMRFISNRHGSITNIVFADGHIDGVSLTDIFTLKWHRNYVTNQPIGSVN is encoded by the coding sequence ATGCTATCAGAGTCTTACTCACGTGCCCGGCGCACTCCGCGCGGTTTCACGCTGGTCGAGCTGCTCGTCGTCATCGGGATCATTGCGCTGCTCATCTCGATCCTGTTACCCTCCCTCGGCAGGGCACGGGAGGCCGCCAAGTCTGTTGTGTGCAAGTCGCAACTCAAGCAACTGCATTTCGCTTGGCAGCTCTACCAGACGGATAACCGTGGCAAGTTCTTCGATTACCCATTAGGCGGCGCACCAGGAACGCGCCACTGGATGCCTTACCTGATTCCGCAGACTTCCAACACCACTCAGATTTTTCTCTGCCCCTCGGCGGCGGCCGATCCAGCAGGGTTCGTGCCGGGAACCTATGCGCTGGGAACCGCTCAGACGCCGTGGGTGGAACAGCGCGCCGGCGAGGTAGCACCCTATGACCGGAGTTCCTACTGCTACAATCAGAACCTACACCCAAAGAGCACATACGGATCGGTCAATGATCGATTTCAGAACGCCAGCCAGCTCCGCGATCCGACGATTGTTCCAGTCCTCGGTGATGGTCTGTTTCGCGGCGGCACCCCTGGCGTAGCCGGCACCAAGCGGCACATGCCCAAGAACCTTTCGAATCCGCTTCCCGAAGAAGCCGCCAGCAAGGCCGATGAGGCGATGCGGTTCATCTCCAATCGCCACGGGTCCATCACGAATATCGTGTTCGCTGATGGCCACATCGACGGCGTCAGTCTGACGGATATCTTCACCCTCAAATGGCATCGCAACTACGTCACGAATCAACCGATTGGTTCGGTCAATTAG